In Phyllostomus discolor isolate MPI-MPIP mPhyDis1 chromosome 2, mPhyDis1.pri.v3, whole genome shotgun sequence, the following are encoded in one genomic region:
- the MMP19 gene encoding matrix metalloproteinase-19 isoform X2 has protein sequence MQALRAFQEASELPVSGQLDDATRARMRQPRCGLEDPFNQKTLKYLMLGRWRKKHLTFRILNLPSTLPVHTARAALLKAFEYWSNVAPLTFREVKAGWADIRLSFHGRQSPYCSNTFDGPGRVLAHADIPELGSVHFDEDELWTERTYQGVNLRIIAAHELGHALGLGHSRYTQALMAPVYSGYRPHFKLHPDDVAGIQALYGKKSPETGDEEEEMELTVPQVPTEPSPMPDPCSGELDAIMLGPRGKTYAFKGSYVWTVTDSGLGPLFRVSALWEGLPGNLDAAVYSPRTQWIYFFKGDKVWRYINFKMSPGFPKKMNRVEPNLDAALYWPVNQKVFLFKGSKYWQWDEMARTDFSHYPKPIKGLFTGAPNQPSAAMSRQDGRVYFFKGKQYWHLNKQLRVQKGYPRDIAHNWMHCHSQIPDTTPSGGDTSPSATGPDYSVTGTTLDTTLSSIDATLNTDHSPRDTILAMTPSATSSTTLSFPDSITLPEAKNLNQMSTH, from the exons ATGCAGGCTCTGAG AGCTTTTCAGGAAGCATCTGAGCTTCCAGTCTCAGGTCAGCTGGACGATGCCACAAGGGCCCGCATGAGGCAGCCCCGTTGTGGTCTGGAGGACCCCTTCAACCAGAAGACCCTTAAATACCTGATGCTCG GCCGCTGGAGAAAGAAGCACCTGACCTTCCGCATCTTGAACTTGCCTTCCACCCTCCCAGTCCACACAGCCCGGGCAGCCCTGCTGAAAGCCTTTGAGTACTGGAGCAATGTGGCCCCCCTAACCTTCCGGGAGGTAAAGGCTGGCTGGGCTGACATCCGCCTCTCCTTCCATGGCCGTCAAAGCCCATATTGCTCCAATACCTTTGATGGGCCCG GGAGGGTCCTGGCCCATGCTGACATCCCAGAGCTGGGCAGTGTGCACTTTGATGAAGATGAGCTCTGGACTGAGAGGACCTACCAGGGGGTGAACCTTCGCATCATTGCAGCCCACGAACTGGGCCATGCCCTGGGGCTTGGGCACTCCCGATATACCCAAGCCCTCATGGCCCCTGTCTACTCTGGATACCGGCCCCACTTCAAGCTGCACCCAGATGATGTGGCAGGGATCCAGGCTCTCTATG gcaagaagagcCCTGAGACaggggatgaggaagaggagatgGAGCTCACTGTACCACAAGTGCCCACAGAACCCAGTCCCATGCCGGACCCCTGCAGTGGTGAACTGGATGCCATCATGCTGG GGCCCCGCGGGAAGACCTATGCCTTCAAAGGGAGCTATGTGTGGACCGTGACAGATTCAGGGCTGGGTCCCTTGTTCCGAGTGTCTGCTCTTTGGGAGGGCCTCCCAGGAAACCTGGATGCTGCGGTCTACTCTCCTCGGACACAATGGATTTACTTCTTTAAGG GAGACAAGGTGTGGCGCTACATTAATTTCAAGATGTCTCCTGGCTTCCCCAAGAAGATGAATAGAGTAGAACCCAACCTGGATGCAGCTCTCTATTGGCCAGTCAACCAAAAGGTGTTCCTCTTTAAG GGCTCCAAGTACTGGCAGTGGGATGAGATGGCCCGAACTGACTTCAGCCACTACCCCAAACCAATCAAGGGATTGTTTACAGGAGCGCCAAACCAGCCCTCAGCTGCTATGAGTAGGCAGGATGGCCGTGTCTACTTCTTCAAGGGCAAACAATATTGGCACCTCAACAAGCAGCTTCGAGTACAAAAGGGCTATCCCAGAGATATCGCCCACAACTGGATGCACTGTCATTCCCAGATCCCAGATACTACCCCATCAGGTGGAGACACCTCTCCCTCAGCCACAGGCCCTGATTACTCAGTCACAGGAACAACCTTGGATACCACTTTGTCATCCATAGATGCCACCTTGAACACTGACCACTCACCCAGAGACACAATCTTGGCTATGACCCCCTCAGCCACAAGCTCCACCACCCTTTCATTCCCTGATAGTATCACCCTTCCAGAAGCCAAAAACCTCAACCAAATGTCTACTCACTAG
- the MMP19 gene encoding matrix metalloproteinase-19 isoform X1 gives MNWQLLWLGFLLPMTVTGRALGPAGKEAAVDYLLQYGYLQKPLEGPDDFRLEDIMQALRAFQEASELPVSGQLDDATRARMRQPRCGLEDPFNQKTLKYLMLGRWRKKHLTFRILNLPSTLPVHTARAALLKAFEYWSNVAPLTFREVKAGWADIRLSFHGRQSPYCSNTFDGPGRVLAHADIPELGSVHFDEDELWTERTYQGVNLRIIAAHELGHALGLGHSRYTQALMAPVYSGYRPHFKLHPDDVAGIQALYGKKSPETGDEEEEMELTVPQVPTEPSPMPDPCSGELDAIMLGPRGKTYAFKGSYVWTVTDSGLGPLFRVSALWEGLPGNLDAAVYSPRTQWIYFFKGDKVWRYINFKMSPGFPKKMNRVEPNLDAALYWPVNQKVFLFKGSKYWQWDEMARTDFSHYPKPIKGLFTGAPNQPSAAMSRQDGRVYFFKGKQYWHLNKQLRVQKGYPRDIAHNWMHCHSQIPDTTPSGGDTSPSATGPDYSVTGTTLDTTLSSIDATLNTDHSPRDTILAMTPSATSSTTLSFPDSITLPEAKNLNQMSTH, from the exons ATGAACTGGCAGCTGCTGTGGCTGGGCTTCCTACTTCCCATGACAGTCACAggccgggccctggggcctgCAGGAAAGGAGGCAGCAGTG GATTACCTTTTGCAATATGGGTACCTACAGAAGCCTCTAGAAGGACCTGATGACTTCAGGCTAGAAGACATCATGCAGGCTCTGAG AGCTTTTCAGGAAGCATCTGAGCTTCCAGTCTCAGGTCAGCTGGACGATGCCACAAGGGCCCGCATGAGGCAGCCCCGTTGTGGTCTGGAGGACCCCTTCAACCAGAAGACCCTTAAATACCTGATGCTCG GCCGCTGGAGAAAGAAGCACCTGACCTTCCGCATCTTGAACTTGCCTTCCACCCTCCCAGTCCACACAGCCCGGGCAGCCCTGCTGAAAGCCTTTGAGTACTGGAGCAATGTGGCCCCCCTAACCTTCCGGGAGGTAAAGGCTGGCTGGGCTGACATCCGCCTCTCCTTCCATGGCCGTCAAAGCCCATATTGCTCCAATACCTTTGATGGGCCCG GGAGGGTCCTGGCCCATGCTGACATCCCAGAGCTGGGCAGTGTGCACTTTGATGAAGATGAGCTCTGGACTGAGAGGACCTACCAGGGGGTGAACCTTCGCATCATTGCAGCCCACGAACTGGGCCATGCCCTGGGGCTTGGGCACTCCCGATATACCCAAGCCCTCATGGCCCCTGTCTACTCTGGATACCGGCCCCACTTCAAGCTGCACCCAGATGATGTGGCAGGGATCCAGGCTCTCTATG gcaagaagagcCCTGAGACaggggatgaggaagaggagatgGAGCTCACTGTACCACAAGTGCCCACAGAACCCAGTCCCATGCCGGACCCCTGCAGTGGTGAACTGGATGCCATCATGCTGG GGCCCCGCGGGAAGACCTATGCCTTCAAAGGGAGCTATGTGTGGACCGTGACAGATTCAGGGCTGGGTCCCTTGTTCCGAGTGTCTGCTCTTTGGGAGGGCCTCCCAGGAAACCTGGATGCTGCGGTCTACTCTCCTCGGACACAATGGATTTACTTCTTTAAGG GAGACAAGGTGTGGCGCTACATTAATTTCAAGATGTCTCCTGGCTTCCCCAAGAAGATGAATAGAGTAGAACCCAACCTGGATGCAGCTCTCTATTGGCCAGTCAACCAAAAGGTGTTCCTCTTTAAG GGCTCCAAGTACTGGCAGTGGGATGAGATGGCCCGAACTGACTTCAGCCACTACCCCAAACCAATCAAGGGATTGTTTACAGGAGCGCCAAACCAGCCCTCAGCTGCTATGAGTAGGCAGGATGGCCGTGTCTACTTCTTCAAGGGCAAACAATATTGGCACCTCAACAAGCAGCTTCGAGTACAAAAGGGCTATCCCAGAGATATCGCCCACAACTGGATGCACTGTCATTCCCAGATCCCAGATACTACCCCATCAGGTGGAGACACCTCTCCCTCAGCCACAGGCCCTGATTACTCAGTCACAGGAACAACCTTGGATACCACTTTGTCATCCATAGATGCCACCTTGAACACTGACCACTCACCCAGAGACACAATCTTGGCTATGACCCCCTCAGCCACAAGCTCCACCACCCTTTCATTCCCTGATAGTATCACCCTTCCAGAAGCCAAAAACCTCAACCAAATGTCTACTCACTAG